Sequence from the Chloroflexota bacterium genome:
GGACGGGCACCGGCTACCAGGCCGCCGTCCTGGCCGCGATGGGCTGCGCCGTCACCGGGATCGAGCGGATCGCGGAGCTTGCGTCGGCCGCCCGGACGCGCCTGGCCGAGCTCGGCTTCGGCGATCGGGTGGAGGTCCGGGTCGGCGACGGCAGCCGGGGCGACCCGTCCGGAGCGCCGTGGCCGCGCATCGTCGTGACCGCCGCGGCGCCGGCCATCCCCGCCGCGCTCACCGACCAGCTCGCCGACGGCGGGCGCCTGGTGATCCCGGTCGGCGCACGATGGGAGCAGGAGCTGCTGCTCGTCGAGCGGCACGGCGATCGGCTCGCCCAGTCGAACCACGGCCCGTGCGTCTTCATCCCGCTGGTGGGGGTCGCCGGCTGGACGTAGCGACGTGGCCAGGAAAAGCGGCACCGACAAGCACGGGCACGGAGGCAGGCTTCGCCGCGAGCGCCAGGAGGCGGCCGAGCAACGATCGATCCTGACCCCGCCGCTACCCCGTCGGCCGGAGGTGGCTGGAACCGTTCGCAACTTGATCGTCGTCTCCATTCCTGGAGACTGACAGATTCACGGAGCACCGGCACACCCGCATCCCGCTCTCGGCACGTGGGTGTAGACTCACCACGGCTTCCCAACCGCACGACAGTGCGTGGCCGCAGTAGCGGCGCTGCCCCGATGAATCGCCGGACGCGGGGGGAAGGGGCGGCCAACGGCGCCGAACGCCCTGCCCCGTCCGAACGACCTCGTCGCTCCCGGCACCCCCAACACCCTGTCCGCAGATGCCTCGCCAGGCCGGTCCACGGCGGGGTTGACGATGACCCGCGCCTCAGCCAGTGCGGCCGGATCGGGCCGGACCCGGCCTCGGCCGCCTCTCCGCAATCGGCATCGTGGGCCTGGGCGGGGCCGCCGTAGCGCTCGGGTTCCTCCGCCGCCACTGATCCTGACGGGGCATCGTTGCCGTCTCCGCAGCACCAGTCCGTAACGATCGGAGTTCCCGCATCCGAACTGCCTTCGTCTCGACCTATCCTCCGCGGCGCTGCGGGGTCGCCACCTTCACCCATGACCTGGCCGGAGTCACGGGTGGCGGTGAAATCGTGGCGCTCAGCCCGCCTGACCACCAGTCGTCGTACCCACCCGAGGTCCACCACAGGATCCGTCGCGACGAGGCGGGAGACTATGCCCGCACTGCCCGTGCGCTCACGCACTGCGGGATCGACGTCGTGTCGATCCAACATGAATACGGGATCTGGGGTGGTTCCGATGGCGAACACGTGCTGGAGTTCCTCCACGCCCTGGAGATCCCTGCCGTGGCGACGCTGCACACGGTGCTCCGTCATCCAACGCTCCGGCAGCGACAGATCCTCGTCGAGCTCGCCGCCGCGACCGCAGCGACGGTCGTCATGTCGCGCGCCGCGGCCGCGCTGCTGACCCGGGCCTACGGGATCGATCCGATCCGCGTCGAGGTGATCCCCCATGGGGTACCCAACCTGCCGCTGGTCGATCCCGACACGATGAAGCCGGGGCTTGGGCTTGGCGGCCACGCGGTCATCCTGAGCTTCGGCCTGCTCGGGCACGGCAAGGGTTATGAAGTCGCGATCGAGGCCATGCCGACGGTGGTGGCCGCGATCCCGAGCGCTCGGTATGTGGTCCTCGGAGCAACCCACCCCGAACTCCTCCGCCATGAGGGCGAAACGTACCGACAATCGCTCGTCGCCCGGGTCGACGCGCTCGGCCTGGCCGGCCACGTTCAGTTCGTCGATCGGTTCGTGGGTCGGGTGGAGCTGAGTCGCTGGCTGGAGGCCGCCGATGTCTTCGTGACGCCGTATCCCAATCTCGAGCAGATCGTTTCCGGCACACTGGCGTACGCCATGGGTGCGGGCAAGGCGATCGTCTCGACCCCCTACGCCTACGCCGCCGAGCTGCTGGCTGAGGATCGGGGCATCCTCGTGGCACCTGGATCATCGGCCGCCCTCGCGGCGGCCTTCATCGCGCTCTTGCGAGATGCCGACCGGCGCGCCGAGGTGGGAGCGCGAGCGTACGGCCACAGCCGGGCGATGATCTGGCCGGAGGTGGGGAACGCCTACCGTCGCCTCTTCGCCAGGATCGCCGGCAGGCCCGCGGCCCCGGTTACCCGTGCGGCAGGGCTGGCCACGACGAGTGTCTGACCGGGCGCCACTCTATCCAGTCAGCCGGCGCCATCTTGAGGCGATCTCCGACGAGATCGGGATCATCCAGCATGCGCTGGGCGCCCTGCCCGATCTCAGCCACGGCTACTGCACCGACGATGTGGCGCGTGCGCTCCACATGGATCTCCGCACGCAGCGGAGCTTGGCTGGGGGGAGATCGCGCCCACCGCCTGGCGTGCCATCCGCTTCCTCGAGCGCGCCTTCGGGGACGACAGCGGGCGCGTTCGCAATTTCCGGGGCGGCCCGGTGGAGCGCCGTGCTCGACTACGTTCGTGCCTGTCCGGGGGGCCGCAACGGCGCCGGGGAGACCCGAGCGAGGGCATCTAGTCGGGGCGTCAAACCTCTTCGGTCACCTCGGTCAGCGCCGATCGTTTCTCGCGCCACCGGCCGTACGCCTGCTCGAGCGTCCGGGGCAGGCCCTCGTACCAGGTCAGCTCGTCCGGCCCGTCGAACGGGGACATGTCGAGAGCGGCGCGCCGGCCGAAGCGACGCCAGACATCCGCCACCGGCTTGGCGCTGCCGTCGGCCCGGAAGAGGCCGAAGTGCAGCTCGTGGGGCGCCAGATCGAACGGGGGCAGCCGCCGCAACTCGGCGGGGTAGTCGGTGAAGCACCACCATGACGCGCCCACCGCCCCCAATCGCCACAGTCGTTGCAGGACGGCACTCGCGTAGCGCGCGACCCGGTCCTCGCCGAGCTCGTGGTCGGGCAGTCCGAACTCCTGAGCGTTCACCCGCTTGGCGGCGAAGCGGGCTGCAGTCGCGCCCAGGAAGGGCACCCACTCGGGATCGTCGGGGGCCGTGGCCGCCTCGCTGTAGAGCGGGTAGCCGTGCATGACGACCTCGTCCCACGGGGCGGCGATCGAGCTGATCCGAATCCCTCGGTCCTGCTCGAGGTCCGGGGCGTGGAGGCCACCGGCGACGTCGACTCGGGCGGGCCGGAGCGCCTCCGTCAAGAGTGAGCTCCAGCGAGCGATCTCCTCCGGACGAGCGGGCCATCGGAGGTTCGAGAACTCGTTGCCGAGGTCCCACCCGGCGAGCCCCCCGTGGCCGGCGAACGTCGATGCCAGCCGCTGGGCGAGGAAGAGCTGCGCGTCGAGGAGCGCCGGATCGGCGTAGATGTCGCCGACGCCGCCGGGCACGACCCGGCGCCCGCTGACGGTTCGGATCGTCGAGGCCGCCGACGGGTCCACCGCCCAGCCCGGGAGCCAGTTCACGCCGCTCATGTGGCCGCAGAACAGGCTCATCACGAGGCCGACCTCGTGCCGCTCAGCGGCCCGCAGGACCGTTTCGAGCCGGACGAGCGCGTCGCCTGAGACGCGGTCAGGCCGGGGTTGGAACGCTTCCCAGAGCAGGAAGATGCGGGCCTCCTGGAGGCCCAGATCCGCGATCCGGGCCATGTCCCGATCGACCTCAGGGAATCTGACGTCGTCCCACCAGTACATGGCTGTCCGGGCCGGCCAGTAGTTCACGCCGAGCCGGAAGGAGTCGCTTCCTGTCACCGCGCCATCTCGGCGCGGCCGCCGGCCGTTCGATCCCGCCGGCTGGGCCACCGTTCGAGCACCTCGGCGTAGACGTCGAGATAGCCCCGCACCATCGTATCGACCGTGAAGTGCTCTTCGACCCGCGTTCGACAGCGGCCTCGGTCGAGGCCGACCACGACCGAGAGCGCCCGCACCGCCTCGCCGACATCGACGACCAGGACGCCCGTCTGCCCGTCCACGACGA
This genomic interval carries:
- a CDS encoding glycosyltransferase, coding for MALSPPDHQSSYPPEVHHRIRRDEAGDYARTARALTHCGIDVVSIQHEYGIWGGSDGEHVLEFLHALEIPAVATLHTVLRHPTLRQRQILVELAAATAATVVMSRAAAALLTRAYGIDPIRVEVIPHGVPNLPLVDPDTMKPGLGLGGHAVILSFGLLGHGKGYEVAIEAMPTVVAAIPSARYVVLGATHPELLRHEGETYRQSLVARVDALGLAGHVQFVDRFVGRVELSRWLEAADVFVTPYPNLEQIVSGTLAYAMGAGKAIVSTPYAYAAELLAEDRGILVAPGSSAALAAAFIALLRDADRRAEVGARAYGHSRAMIWPEVGNAYRRLFARIAGRPAAPVTRAAGLATTSV
- a CDS encoding protein-L-isoaspartate(D-aspartate) O-methyltransferase codes for the protein MRDDYPRGVDRHRGQDPHADGRARMLDQQLRSRGIHDPRVLAAMAVVPRERFVPPGEQRRAYADRALPAGAGQTISQPFMVGLMLELLAPDPGDRVLDIGTGTGYQAAVLAAMGCAVTGIERIAELASAARTRLAELGFGDRVEVRVGDGSRGDPSGAPWPRIVVTAAAPAIPAALTDQLADGGRLVIPVGARWEQELLLVERHGDRLAQSNHGPCVFIPLVGVAGWT